From the genome of Vigna angularis cultivar LongXiaoDou No.4 chromosome 11, ASM1680809v1, whole genome shotgun sequence, one region includes:
- the LOC108332663 gene encoding peroxisomal and mitochondrial division factor 2-like: MADDGVANGGVDDQYGEESTTKIEVLQREHDELVNENATRKEEIKKLTVELDILRRDGATNIKKIEEMQREMAQSRDAAKAAEVIATRATDLETNVARLQHDLISEMAAAEEARADASELRKNLGEKSRWLSDVFKKGEGIG, translated from the coding sequence ATGGCGGATGACGGTGTTGCCAACGGTGGCGTAGATGATCAATACGGTGAGGAATCGACGACGAAGATCGAAGTGTTGCAACGCGAACACGATGAATTGGTGAACGAGAACGCCACGAGGAAGGAGGAGATCAAGAAGCTGACGGTAGAGCTCGACATTTTGCGAAGAGACGGCGCGACGAATATCAAGAAGATCGAGGAGATGCAGCGAGAGATGGCGCAGTCGCGCGACGCGGCAAAGGCGGCCGAGGTTATCGCGACGAGGGCAACAGACCTGGAGACGAATGTGGCGAGGCTACAACACGATTTGATATCGGAGATGGCTGCGGCGGAGGAGGCGAGGGCGGATGCTTCTGAATTGAGGAAGAATTTAGGGGAGAAGAGTCGTTGGTTGAGTGACGTCTTTAAAAAAGGTGAAGGCATAGGGTGA
- the LOC108333513 gene encoding uncharacterized protein LOC108333513: protein MDPFAAHEEQLASQRMRQKLEEVNVAAQTNLAPVQDHVNFSLQKAYFKCAHECFDRSKRQEEISNCVENCNIPLNNAQQTFDAEMGRFQERLNRSLMVCQDKYEAAKLQRTEAKHDLLSCADKAIQESIETLPHLANKLKSSLGIRDNDFM from the exons ATGGATCCCTTTGCAGCACACGAAGAGCAACTTGCTTCCCAGAGAATGAGGCAAAAGCTTGAAGAAGTAAATGTGGCTGCTCAAACTAATCTCGCCCCTGTGCAAGACCATGTCAATTTTAGTCTTCAG AAAGCCTATTTTAAATGTGCGCACGAGTGCTTTGATAGAAGCAAAAGGCAGGAGGAGATAAGCAATTGTGTTGAAAATTGCAACATACCTCTTAATAATGCTCAACAGACATTTGATGCTGAGATGGGAAGGTTTCAG GAAAGGTTGAATAGATCTCTGATGGTGTGCCAAGATAAGTATGAGGCAGCTAAGCTCCAGCGTACTGAAGCTAAGCATGATTTGCTTTCCTGTGCTGACAAAGCAATCCAGGAGAGTATCGAGACTCTGCCACATCTTGCCAACAAGTTGAAATCTTCCTTGGGAATTAGGGACAATGACTTCATGTAG
- the LOC108333297 gene encoding uncharacterized protein LOC108333297: protein MHAASQTFILNLTPQVIRCKQRVGQYIVPILNYEHFGLSWKLKVGARNILKRQDIKCLPAAGVLSGAEISSNQFEDFSVSVAEKDDTRELKISVEVSGNKTQRIFDDVFKRMVAAAQPIPGFRRVKGGKTPDIPKHILLEVLGPSKVFKEVIKKIINSTVAGYVEKERLTVSKDLRVEQSFEDLESTFVEGEKFSFDVVLKFKN from the exons atgcATGCCGCATCTCAAACTTTCATCTTAAATCTCACTCCACAG gTGATCAGGTGCAAGCAGAGAGTAGGCCAGTATATTGTGCCTATCCTGAATTATGAACATTTTGGTCTTTCATGGAAACTCAAAGTTGGTgcaagaaatattttaaaaag GCAAGATATTAAATGCCTTCCAGCTGCTGGTGTATTATCAg GTGCCGAAATTTCTTCCAATCAGTTTGAGGACTTCTCTGTCTCTGTTGCCGAGAAGGATGATACCAGAGAACTAAAG ATAAGCGTAGAGGTGTCTGGAAACAAAACTCAAAGGATATTTGATGATGTTTTTAAGAGAATGGTTGCAGCTGCACAACCAATCCCAGGATTTCGAAGAGTAAAAGGAG GGAAAACACCAGAT ATACCAAAACACATTTTATTAGAGGTGCTTGGACCTTCCAAAGTTTTCAAGGAAGTTATCAAGAAGATAATCAACTCAACTGTAGCTGGATATGTAGAGAAG GAGCGTTTGACAGTTAGCAAGGACCTAAGAGTTGAGCAAAGCTTTGAAGATCTTGAAAGTACTTTTGTAGAAGGGGAAAAATTCAGCTTTGATGTTGTacttaagtttaaaaattaa